In the Sulfobacillus thermosulfidooxidans DSM 9293 genome, CCATTTTTAGTTGACCCGTTCTTAAAGTTCTCCAGGTCGTCCTCCCTTCCAATTTCTTGGAATCAGTATAGCAAATTGGAATCAGCAATGTGGGGGGATTGGTGTGGTATACTACTGGCGATATGATAGCGGAGGCGACGAACATGGCAGATGCAATCGAAACGATCGAAGGCTGGTATGCCTTGCACGATTTTCGCCAGATAAACTGGCCCTTATGGAATTCCTGCACGTCATCAGAACGGGAAGATGCAATTTCGTCATTAATGAAAATCCTAAACCAATGGACAGCCGTGGAAGAATCTGGAGAGGGCAGTACAGGCATCTACCACATTATTGGACACAAAGCGGATCTGTTATTTGCCAATTTTCGTCCAACCGTTGACGAACTGCTTCAAGCCGAGTTGGACATTGACAAATCGCCCATGAGTCGCTTTTTTACCAAACCGTATTCTTATTTCTCAGTAGTAGAATTAAGTAAGTATCTTGTTAAAGGACAAGTTGATCCCTTGGCGTTGCCAGGG is a window encoding:
- the hemQ gene encoding hydrogen peroxide-dependent heme synthase; the protein is MADAIETIEGWYALHDFRQINWPLWNSCTSSEREDAISSLMKILNQWTAVEESGEGSTGIYHIIGHKADLLFANFRPTVDELLQAELDIDKSPMSRFFTKPYSYFSVVELSKYLVKGQVDPLALPGTKERLYPILPKTQYVCFYPMNKRREGQDNWYMLSKDERREKMKGHGILGHKYADRVTQIITGSQGLDDWEWGVTLYANDMLDFKKLIYEMRFDEASARFADFGPFLVGKRLTQESLQVLLG